The following are from one region of the Pelagibius sp. CAU 1746 genome:
- a CDS encoding helix-turn-helix domain-containing protein, whose translation MQAAAPSVKIEQDPDHLDRLINENEAANFLGYTVRALQNWRLRGGGPSFVKVSARSIRYRRRDLIAWADARAVASTSAYGR comes from the coding sequence ATGCAGGCCGCGGCGCCCTCTGTCAAAATCGAGCAAGATCCCGATCACCTTGACCGCCTGATCAATGAGAACGAAGCAGCGAACTTCCTAGGCTACACCGTTCGTGCGCTCCAGAACTGGCGCCTGCGTGGTGGTGGTCCTTCCTTCGTCAAGGTGTCCGCTCGGTCCATCCGGTACCGCCGGCGAGACCTGATCGCCTGGGCGGATGCGCGGGCCGTTGCCAGCACCTCTGCATACGGCCGCTGA